In Glycine max cultivar Williams 82 chromosome 4, Glycine_max_v4.0, whole genome shotgun sequence, the genomic stretch GCGTCAGTGGAATCTGGTGGATACAGATCACTTGAGATATAAGGtaatattgtttatttatttatttgtgtttggtGTTAGTCTTTTGTGGGGGTTGGGGGTGGGTTATAGTTCCCATATGTATCAACTCAACAGTAACACAACATTGATATCTCTTTTGTGAATTCATTTCTGGGACTTTTCGGAaagttcaattatttttaacatcaaCGGAATCCTTGAATTGCTATGCTTGGATGAagcaagtttatttttaaacattaacCACATTTAACATTTGAATCCTCAATTTCTCATCAACTTCAGAAATTCATAATCAAAATGGATTGTTACAAATGGAATATCTGTGCTAGCTTTATGTTAAGATGATATGCTAGGGCTGAAGCTGGTTATTTTCAGATCTTTATTTTCCTCAGAATAATGTGGTAAAACATGGGCACTGTAATTCGGCTTATTTTTGTGTGATGCAGAAGGCAACTATGCAATCTTATTTGTGGAgccccttttttttcctttctgcaGAACTCTTTATTATCTTTTCCTCTAGCAGTGTGTTGCTTGTCTGAGATAtatgttataattttgtttttggatgTGCAGTTCATGAATGCATTTGACAGAGCAATGAACTTGCTTGATGATAAATTCTCATTCCTTGCATCAACAAAACAGATTGTGAGCAGTGCAGATGATGATGACAAGGTGAATATGCCCCCAAATGATTGTACTATACTCATtcataatttgatgttttttgccACTTGCTATTCAATTAAGAGTTTGTCTTGTATCAAGATTGATTAAAATAGAActgctttcaagtttcaagaaaatATACAATAGGTGTTGTGACCATAATGTGAAGAGGATATTTCTCAAACACGAGTGATTGGAGAAGATAAAACCGTTAACAAGCCATTGTCTACTCAGAGACTTTGAGTTAATGTCATGCGTAACTGATTGCTATTTTAGAATTAACTGCCtaatagttttttcttttataggtTATAGTCTTTGAGCGAGGAGATCTGATATTTGTATTCAATTTTCATCCAGAGAATACATATGAAGGGTATGCAATATATGTTCATTTTTCATCTGTGTTTAGGGATATTAATTGCAACAAATTGTGTATTTTGTTGgcaaattttaagaatattacTGTAGTAATTACTGTTAACCACAAATAATTTGGCTGAAATGTTGAATATGCAGGTATAAAGTTGGATGTGACTTACCTGGAAAGTATAGAGTTGCATTGGATAGTGATGCTTGGGAATTTGGAGGACGTGGAAGAGTAAGCCCTAATCTCTCTGCGGTAAACATGAGTATAATCAGGGAAGAAACTACTGTCAGCCCAAGGGGGATGCCACTCTATCGtccccaatttttttttgaaattgcaATAGCTTCccttaagtttttatttttaataaatataaactgttaaaattttattttacctccCAAACCTTCTATTCTGCTTGAGTCTAATGATTTATTACAGGCCAATTGGTACTTGTGAGCAGCAGTGAGATTAGGGTGTGTGTGGATGAGGTTGGATAATAACTAAGGAGAAAAAAGTGGAACCAACACTATGAGATCATATAAACTGTTCTGATTTTCCCCTGTAAGTGGTAGTGAAAAACGAAGTGGCTGTGAGAGGTGAAGAGTGAAGAATGGGAGGGGGGCAACTGacacatgactttgatttttagagTTCAACTCAGTTGCTATAATTCAGCGGTTCTTGAATATTATGTGTTCCTTGTCAATTTTTCATGCTGGGCCGAGATTGACCATTTTCCACTCCTAGGTGGGGCATGATGTAGACCACTTCACATCCCCAGAAGGCATACCAGGAGTCCctgaaacaaattttaataatcGCCCCAATTCATTCAAGGTCCTCTCCCCTGCTCGTACTTGTGTGGTATGTTTATCTGATGCcctctaatttttatttatttttatataaattgtccTCTTTTATCTGGTTtatttacacaattttttttatagacaaatgttagttattaatatgttagtttttgttagctgGGGGGATTCAAACCCACAACCTCTCCCccccttcccttctcccttaacCACCAAGCCAACTGTGTAAGCTCAGTGTGGTTTATTAAcatgattttatgctttttttgttAAGTACATTTGAGCTGCAAAGTTAGCTTTCCATTTGTGCTTTCCCTACAAAGATGTGAATTGCTAATTTAGTTTGGCTGGAAAGTCGAAAATAATAAGATGAATGATTATGAAAGGCATATGTGAATTGAATCTCTATTCTGTCTGTGGTTGATttgttatatttcaaaattaagtttGAGCTGCCATGTTAAAGTTTTTCGTTTGCTCTTCCCTTAAAATGCCAATTgctaattcaatttgaaaattttcaaaggcATATTATAGAGTGGAAGAAAGTCAAGAAGACGACGATAATAACAGTTTGGTTGGGGTAGAAGAGACTTCTGCTGCAGCAGATGTTGCAAAAATTCCTGATGAATCCGCTTCTACAGAAAGTGAAGATATCAAATTGGATGGGGTGAAAGAGACATTAGCTGCAGCAGATGTTGCAAAAATTCCTGATGAATCTGCCCCTTTAGAAAGTGAAGATAGCAATTTGGATGTGGTGAAAGAGCCGTTAGCTGCAGCAAATGCTGAAGTTACAAAAATTTCTGGTGAATTGGTTTCTGTAGAAACTGAAGGTATCAATTTGGATAAGTTGGAAGAGACAATAGTAGCAGCTTCTGTTGAAAGTGAGGTAGTTCGAGACAAACCAGAAGATGCAGCCAACTGAGAATCTTTTTTCCTTGTGAATATTAAGTGTTTTCTTGGCTTCAAGAGCATGAAAATCCAGCTGGTGGATAGGCAGGCTTTTGGATATCGTTGAATAAATTTTGGATAAATGTTCGTCAAATTATCGTCGTGTATGTATATTATACATATTATCTAGAAGATGCAGACAACTGAAAATCTTTTTTAGTTGCgaatatttatcatattatctGGAACATTGTCATATAATAGTATCCAATCCCCCctgcaaaaaataaatagaaaatgcgCTAAATTTGTAAGGTTTAAAAGGGGGAAACAAACAGCATTTTATTCGTTCGTTTGAGATCGGTACTAAACAATGCATTAAAGTAAAATGATAACGCTCTAACTCTCCAATAATCATGATTTACCTGAAATGCCATTCTGTCGATTAATCACAATTTACTTATGACtccaaaatttgtttttaatatttttttttattaaaagtactTTGCAAATCTCAGTCAAGCAGAAAAAGAGTAatttataaattgttaaataaataaatcaaacaatCGAATCAAATATACCCGACAAATGATGGATGTAAAATTAATGGTAagtaaaattaacaaactataaccaaaaaagagaaaaagattcaACCACAAACATCAAATTAAATCGAGTTCTCAATCTTCCCCTcccaaaaaacattaaaatcctATTACATTTAGGTCCTTCTTGCTCTTGTTGTTCCCATCTTTTTCTCTCTGGCCACAGCAGATTTGCCAAATTTTGAGTACACTTATGGGGCATGAAAGGTGAAAGAAAGCAAAAATTTGAGACCAGTACACTACTAAACAGACTTCAAGTTCTTGgatatgaattttgaaaaattgaccAGAAATGTCATTCTGTCGATTGATCATGATTTACTCATGACTCAAAATTtcgtttttaatatttttattaaagtaaTTTGCAATTCCAGTCAAGCAGAAAAAGAGTAATTtgtaaattgttaaataaatcaaACCATTGAATCAAATATAGccagagaaaaaataaatgctaACATATAATGGATGCATTTACTATCATATGTGAATCACAAAGATGATTTCAAATGAACTGTAACGATCCATTGAAATGTAAGTAAAATGACCAAACTATAAACCAAAATAGAGAACAAGATTCAACCCTAAACATCAAATTAAATCGAGTTCTCAATATCTCCCCCTTCCccccaaaaaataaatcaaaatactaTTAGGTTTAGATCCTTCTTCCTCTTGTTCCCATCTTCTTCTCTCCAGCAACAACAGATTTGTCAAATTTTGCAGCAAGAGGAGGTTTCTTATTTTCCTTAGTCATGCTTCTGAGCATGTACCTTGGTGTTCCACTCACCCCAGAAGAGTAAGCCGCAGAGATAGATTTCCTCAAAGTTCCCATTTTTCTGACACTAGTCTTTTTTCCAGATTCCATGGTAACCCCAAGAGAGCGAACGGGCTTAGCCTTACCTTCATCAACAGCAGTTACTCCTTTCTTTCTCATGAGCCTTTCGTTCCTTCTAGCGGAATACTCGTCATAGAATCTCCCTCTCTCGAACAGAACACTTGAATTCGTGGCAGCTTTCTCCGAATTCACTTTGCTGAATTCGTCACGAACCATCTTGGTCAGAGCCCATAACTCGCACGAAATGGTACGGTATTCGGGTCGAATGTTCGGGGAGAGAACCGGTTTCTGAGATTTGGTCAAGGAACCTGTTTCAAAAAcacaaagataaataaaaaagaaaaaaaagagattagggcttgaagaagaagaatgaaccTGGTGGCGTTTGAAGAGCAATAGAGTTTGATGAATGAGCAGCATGAGAGGGTCGAAGGCGAATTGGAGATCTGGGCAACGGAGGCTTGTACACGGATTTAATGGTTGATGCGGAGTACATGATTGATGATTgttggttgagagagagagagagagtcaaaCAGAGTACGCTAATGTTGTGTTGTGGGAATAGTGGTGAGCCGTGTTGTGAGAACAGTAGTGAGTCTTGTGTTGTGGCTGTTactgttgctttttttttttttgaagaagggAATGGGTTTGAATTGAGGAGCGGTTTGCGTTTACAACGGTCATATTTTGGATCTACGGCTCACACGCATTCTGCATTTGGAACGGTGAATATCTTTACCAGATTCTCTATTTTACTTTCCATAAATACGGTCTCccattccttttctttttcctatacATTTATTATTCTCTCCATTCCTAAATTATAagacaaatttttaaatttttttttataagttttttttttaattatcctcttcattaattatttctttttttaaacaggataccattaattattttttcataaataataaatgatataaattgtctttttttcatttatgataTTTAGAGAATTCAAgagtttagttttaaaaattattattaattttttttcaatttttaggtATTTTATCATTACATGTCacaaaaaaagttagaaaaaataaacaatcttgttttattataattatgattagtaaacTCTCTCATTAACTAACTCATACAAGTTTATAAATACACTTTTCATATTGTCATATGTGAGTTGACTCTTGAGTagattttaactaaattttataaactctaaactttatgatttattttgttttattatattgttaaaatgtttaattaatatgttatttataaatgttttgttattatttttatataaaataaactctTACGAGTATGCTAGTTGAGTTCAAAAGTTGAGTTTATGAAACTTTCACGAATCTAAAttctcgagtttgataaccttaaTTATAACgttatcataaaatatataaaaataaaaaaattgactaataaaattcataaaatgataaaaatttgataataaaatttgtaatctAACCAAATTAATACTATAGTATTGTTTTTCTCCATCCATAGATTAATcgttttaagaataattttgaaaagtatTATAAATACAGACAAATTAAATGGCATTGACTATTTTTCTCAAtacatttattgttattattaactatttttttttgcttgaatATAAgacacttttttaaaaaaattgtctatttttataagattttttaattatcctttgcactaataattttttttataaaatcctaattattttagttcataaataataaactttatgaattgattttttttctctctttgacTATAGATTTGGAGAATTGAATaatttagttttgaaatttcatacTCCACTACTATTTTTCTCTATCCAtcgattaattattttaaggataattttagaaaaataatataattaccgatatatttaattttataagctaaattaatcaaaaaaatttaatggtgtatgaattaattataaatgttttatatttagaagcgcatgaaatattaattatcaattactgattattattatgattaatgctttggatgttttttcttcttatttgttTTACTTCCTTCCTTTGATTCATTGGGGTGGGTTTGTTTTGGCTTTTGATCTGCAGAGTGTTTGCGCATGCCTTCTTCTGTTAATCATGATCTTtggtattaatttgttttttaaatggcaGAATCTTTTGTGTTTGAAGTTTCACTTTGTAAAACGAAGACTGTAAAATAAGAGTATCCAACCAACCAAATTTATGTGAGGCTTTTGTTTAATATACCTCCCTTTTGCTTACTTTAtaatcatttcttcttcttctttcttcacaGTGAAGAATGTTCACCGGCAGTTTTCTGAAACATATGTCAGCGATCTTTTTATGCCTATAAAAGGCTTCTTACGTACCACATGAATGAGTGAATTCAAATTGTGAAACTTCTCTTCCTCTGTTAGCTAGTTTTGTGTGCGTGAGTGTGAGGcaaattttcttcttctccatgtTTTATTTGTTCCGCTCTACATGTTTGTGGgttttttagtttctatccCACTGTTATTACTAACGTTTCCTATCTGGAacaaagatgaagatgaaaccAAAATAGAGAAGAAAGTTGTTGAAACAAGATGCGCGACGAGTAAGAGCGACATGGGGGGTGTACTAATTTCCAGGGGAAGAAGAATGATTGAGTAATTAAGGTAGTGCGCGGcccaatttatatttttttctctttaaaaaaagaatttgggccgaacactatttatttatataaaagctaatgaaatttatttaatttgagtttACTTTATGTATATTGTCAATGTAAAATTCTTATAGTAAATATCACTGTTAATTATTTGCCTATAATAAATTAGGATtgaaccttaattttttttaattaagtcaaACAACTTATTTAAGTATAACTTTGTCGAGCTCAACTTATTTCCATCGTTACTTTCCATCGTTACTGTAAGGATAATGAAATTTATACAGATTATTCATCATTAGGGTAGCTCCGCTGAATTTAGTTTCTAAACgtgtaaattatttgttttgccGTACAAATGGCACACTCTTAcacaaaatataaatgaatatgCCAGAGTGAGGTTACCTTTCAACTATCTTCGATCGAGACAGTCCAACGTTAAAAAAGCTACATAACCTACcccatcttttaaaaattacataaatgtttattttctgtttttattattttttattttcagaaaataaattttatttttaaaattttaagatttaaaaaatatgtattgaaaacaaaaaaaaaaatcttaaaacacTACTGCATTTTTACTTATTCAAACAATTCAATCCAAACACCACCTTATTTTGTCATTGGTGGAAGACAGTGGTCAGACACACTTTGATAAGCTAAATCAATAATAACGATATCAACATCAAATCAAACATTTACATAACATTATATtaccataaaaaatgaaatgaaatttaatctgttcatactctgTTCTGGATCTTGCCATGGCTCTTTCgatttttcaatttcttctgTTCTCAATCAGCAATTTCTTCCTCGCTTCTTCTTTCCaagatcttcttcttctctctgttAATGCGCAATCACACAATCTCACTCAACCTTCAGTTACGCCAATCAACTTCGATCTCTACCATTCCAGGTAACTGCTCTCGCCGTTACTCCCTGATCTACTTTTTCTCACCTTCGAATCGcatgtttttaatttcataattgaaTTTCGAATTCGACaatgtttatttctttctttttcttgtctgtTCTCTTTTGGTAGGGCAGATCACGTTTTATTTCACCGTTAAATTTAGGTTACGATTTTGTTGAAAGAATGTCAAGGGACGGTTTCTTGATTGGTAGCTTTCCTGTTTGTTTGGTGAgccatttcaaaattaattttgaatgaaattgattttgcaaaattgttTATATTCTAAAAGCAAGTTAACAGTAAAACTCAGTATAAATGTTTTTGATTCAAAATAGAAGTTACCTGAAGTTGTTTTAACTCAAAATCAAGTCTAGACCTAAAATTGAATCCTCAAGATAGAATAAAACCTGTgaacatttatttaaatcacgGTAACTGATATTTCAATGTGATTTTGGATGATCGTATGATCTAAGGTGAATCTAAACATGCACTTACTTTCTCAATTATTATGCTCTCTGCAGCATTTAATACTCTTGTTGTGCTTATGTATTGTTTGTTGATGAAGCAATGTTTTTGAAGCTATTTAGACAGCTCAGTTGATTTATgaaattgtttatttgtttgCTGAACCCTTTTGTGGGATTATGCAGTGGCAATTTGATGGAGGAGATCAGGGCCTTGGTCCATCGTCACCCAGATAAACTCACTGTGGGTCATTTATGGAGTATATAGATTGTCTGTCTATTGTCCATGTCTCACTTTTCTAGGATGCATAATTCATATCTTTGATGTTTCTAAATAGATGGAGACAATTAAAGCTGGAAACAAAGGCTATGGTGCTGAGGTTTCAGTGGTTACTTATTGCAAGGAAAAGAAAGACAATGATGAGAGGTCGAAGCTTCGGATTCTTCTTGTAAGCTTTCTTCATTTGTTTGTGTTAATGATAAAACTTTCATGTGGCAAGGCATTTAATATTGCAAACAATTGTATGTAATAAAAGggtaaaaattatgataatatgaTTATAACTAGGCATTCTTATTAGATAAAGTTATAATTTGGCATGTAGTGGATAGTTATCTCAAATTGGTTATTCTGGTGTTTTTGACAGATGATTCCTTGTCTTCCAGAGTTTTGGGCAGCATGGAAGGGAGCTGATTACCACAGAACTTGCTTTAAGGATTTTGTCTATCTTAAGTGAAGAAAAATTTCTACCCAGCATGGATCAAGCTTCCTTAAACAGTGCACTTGACAAGCTTGTCATTAAGGTAAGTTGAAATTTCTACCATAAGTACATGATAATTGTGAAAACCATCTGGAACTTGACTTTGATTATCAATATGCTGGTAAAGTTTGAgaacaatttatttttgatattaAAACTTTGTCCCAGTTGTTGCACACTTTATACTATGCAGGCATGCAGCATTACATTTGATGTTCTGCTAGGCAGTGTCATTACAATTTTTGGTATCTTCCATCCATATATTGAAGTTTTAGACTAAGCAAGTACTTTTACCAGAGGAAATTATGTCAGTGCAtgctatttttttcctttttcctatttaatatgCTTGCATGCTCAACCATTTATTGCCGGTCAATTGGTAGAAGGATTTTGACAATGTATTTAGTTGTATCTTGGAGTtagattatgaaaaaaataagatgagaATTTAGATGTATTTGTAGTATAAtggaaataaaagaagagattTGGTATCTTAAAAATGTTGATGGCTAATTATTTATCAGGTGGTTCCAATGGAAAACTTGAATGGCCGCAAAGTTGTTGAAGCTGGAGATCTCTGTGAGAGAAGAAATGGTCTTGTGTTTCTCCTTTATGATCATCAGTTAAATGATTGACTAGCTTTGAAAATGCCTGAGTTTGTTTTATGTGGCAGGTAGAGGAGTTGATCTCAACCGGAATTGGAGTGTAGATTGGGGCAAAAAGGAGAAGGTTCATTTTGATTCTTCAATATCTCAGttcataatattaaatattgttaattaaGGGTGTTTTTTCCGGTGTCCATTATTGACTTGCACCTTGTAGATAGGTTGCGATAACTGATAACAATAGTGTATGGTGTGGCTCTCTTTATCTTTTGAAGAAATTTAtcaaatgtttaatattttgaagcatctctttttcattttcattattcacaAATCAATAGGATTATGATCCATATGAGGAGAATCCTGGAATTGCTCCATTCAGTGAGCCTGAAAGTCAAATTATGCGGAAACTTGCCATATCTTTTGAACCGAATCTATGGGTCAACGTGCACTCTGGAATGGAGGTAAGTTTAGTTCATTTTTCACCTGtttctaaaatcaaaatgaTTGATTGCCCCCCTTTATCCACATCTGTGCTTAATTCAGGATTTGCACATTATATAGTCCAAGCATGAATCAAAATTAGTAATTGAATTGTAGATCATAATTCGTACGTGCTCTGATAAATTCCATTAGTATTATGCATCAACCATGTGCTCTAGTACTAATGTACTATTCCCAACACAAGCTTCATATTTGATCCTTCATCTAGGCACAACCATGTGCTCTAGTACTCTTGTACTATTCCTCTTCTTTAGCAAACTATATTCTTGAAAacctaattcttattttttgaaGCATAAAGTTTCAATCAACGGGAATCAAGGTTAATCTCAAGACTCCACCAGGATTTGTCATGTTTTTATGCAGCTGAAAGTTGTGATAGAAATTCTTGATAATATCTTTTGCAAAATAGAGGAAGTGTCAGCGCAAATATTAGGAATGGGCATACATTATAGACAGTACATTACTTGAGGGTTTTCTTCTGCTCTTCTCAATGGCAGATCCATGTTTAGCAATGTGGGTGTACATCCTGCCATTCAGTTCCAAAATTCTTTAATACTAATATAGTAGTGTCAGGTTGTCATTTAAGCATCCTTGTCTTTAAAACTTTGCCTCCATCATGTtgatttttattacattttgtcTCATGAAGTAAGAGATAATGTCTTGCCTCCACTACCCAAATTTCTGGGCCTGTCACCAGCTCCGATTATATTATTTACTACTATTGTTTTGTTTGGTATTGTTGCTTCTTTTACATTATTTGACACTACATTAACTTTTATTGGCAAATGTGTaaactacattatttttaatttggtcaaCATGCTAAGGAACCATTCATATATCACTTCATAGTTCATATGACAATTTTTGCTGTCCTTTTTCTCCCCTCATCCCTCTGCAGGCTCTTTTTATGCCTTATGATCATAAAAATACAACACCAGATGGATTGCCATTGCAACGGATGAAATCATTGCTTGAAGAAGTAAAACATCTTCATTGCCAAGAGCGCTGCATGATTGGGTCTGGAGGCGGTTCTGTAGGGTCAgttgattttttgtttgagaTCTGATGTGGATTGATGCAAATTTTCAAAAGGCCAAGTCCCAAgtgtttatatttaataaatgttttttttttcctgttatcTATCTTtgttgtgaaaagaaaaaaacactgtTGTGTCTAAAATTGGTTCAGCAGGGTTAGTTTGATTTCTGGTAGAAGTGGAATGAGTAATGGCTGCAAACATGTTTCTCAGGTTTTATATTTTCTCCTGCCATCTATCCCTGGCTCGCAAGTGATGTCCATTTAGTGGACTTAATGACCAGACGAAAAAAATTGGCCATTACAGTTTTCTGTGTCAGTTTTGAATGCATCATAACATATATGGAACAAAACCAAAGTGGGTGTAAGATGGAGAGATACCCTTGCTCAAAACACTGTCAACCTATAATGACCTTAACTTATTGATTTGCAAGCTGTACTCAAACGACACTTGCTGTCTGGAATTGTCATTTAAAGGTCTCAAATATTCTACCACTTTTGATAATTTGAAGTCGTAAGTGGGTAGCCTAGCACCATGTTTTAGGTGCCGATTTGTTAGAATGAAAACTGTaaattttgaaactaaaaaatacaCAATCTACCGTGCTTCAAATTTTTGGTCTCGAGGTTGTTAAATGCCTTTGTATTGCCATCTATACATCATTCATTCTTCAAAGTTTTTAACTTGCTTATC encodes the following:
- the LOC100805425 gene encoding metallocarboxypeptidase A-like protein TRV_02598 isoform X1, coding for MALSIFQFLLFSISNFFLASSFQDLLLLSVNAQSHNLTQPSVTPINFDLYHSSGNLMEEIRALVHRHPDKLTMETIKAGNKGYGAEVSVVTYCKEKKDNDERSKLRILLSFGQHGRELITTELALRILSILSEEKFLPSMDQASLNSALDKLVIKVVPMENLNGRKVVEAGDLCERRNGRGVDLNRNWSVDWGKKEKDYDPYEENPGIAPFSEPESQIMRKLAISFEPNLWVNVHSGMEALFMPYDHKNTTPDGLPLQRMKSLLEEVKHLHCQERCMIGSGGGSVGYFAHGTATDFMYDIVGVPMAFTFEIYGDGTASSRDCFKMFNPTDLATYNRVLSDWSATFFTIFKLVPQKLGDSNASILKPDKLVSIDEYLDGYLMERRNRYGKKLEVLELGMQEIRTYFRLFLLSSVLLLFMFCSRISKSKCRPIVSAIPL
- the LOC100306057 gene encoding uncharacterized protein LOC100306057, with protein sequence MYSASTIKSVYKPPLPRSPIRLRPSHAAHSSNSIALQTPPGSLTKSQKPVLSPNIRPEYRTISCELWALTKMVRDEFSKVNSEKAATNSSVLFERGRFYDEYSARRNERLMRKKGVTAVDEGKAKPVRSLGVTMESGKKTSVRKMGTLRKSISAAYSSGVSGTPRYMLRSMTKENKKPPLAAKFDKSVVAGEKKMGTRGRRI
- the LOC100805425 gene encoding metallocarboxypeptidase A-like protein TRV_02598 isoform X2 is translated as MALSIFQFLLFSISNFFLASSFQDLLLLSVNAQSHNLTQPSVTPINFDLYHSSGNLMEEIRALVHRHPDKLTMETIKAGNKGYGAEVSVVTYCKEKKDNDERSKLRILLSFGQHGRELITTELALRILSILSEEKFLPSMDQASLNSALDKLVIKVVPMENLNGRKVVEAGDLCERRNGRGVDLNRNWSVDWGKKEKDYDPYEENPGIAPFSEPESQIMRKLAISFEPNLWVNVHSGMEALFMPYDHKNTTPDGLPLQRMKSLLEEVKHLHCQERCMIGSGGGSVGYFAHGTATDFMYDIVGVPMAFTFEIYGDGTASSRDCFKMFNPTDLATYNKLGDSNASILKPDKLVSIDEYLDGYLMERRNRYGKKLEVLELGMQEIRTYFRLFLLSSVLLLFMFCSRISKSKCRPIVSAIPL